Proteins found in one Candidatus Gastranaerophilales bacterium genomic segment:
- a CDS encoding glycosyltransferase family 9 protein, with product MSKNILVINFGGLGDEILFFPTLKSIKETYPDCKITLAIEPRSKACKDLTSYIDEVICVDIKSKYKYVEIIKFLLKVWQSKFDVVFSSGSSILVSVLLALSLIKERYGFHSGLLSNILLTKTAKINKNQYAANMYHDLVKIVNPAARCTLPEINTLSSDFKVKSDKPVVLIHPGVSLMSVRKNIMKFWDEKRWAELIDKILYDNNHTVVLAGGPDDKETVEKITSFMSNDTEDFKNCYGKTKDISDLVSLISNAAVMVCADSAPLHMAVALDTPVVAIFGPTDDKILLPEKDNIIVAVNDECECRPCLWAKRQVSCDERNCLDIKVDNVFEQVQRLLPR from the coding sequence ATGTCTAAGAACATTCTTGTTATAAATTTCGGCGGGCTTGGTGATGAAATCCTGTTTTTTCCTACGCTAAAGTCCATAAAAGAAACCTATCCTGATTGTAAAATAACTTTGGCGATAGAGCCAAGAAGCAAAGCCTGTAAAGATTTAACCTCTTATATTGACGAAGTCATTTGTGTTGACATCAAGTCAAAATACAAATACGTCGAGATTATAAAGTTTTTGCTGAAAGTCTGGCAATCTAAGTTTGATGTAGTATTTTCTTCCGGCTCTTCAATTTTAGTAAGTGTGCTTTTGGCGTTGAGTTTGATTAAAGAGCGATACGGTTTTCACAGTGGACTTTTGAGTAATATTTTACTTACCAAAACCGCAAAGATAAATAAGAATCAGTATGCCGCAAATATGTACCATGATTTGGTTAAAATAGTTAACCCGGCGGCGCGGTGTACCTTGCCTGAAATAAATACGCTTTCCTCTGATTTTAAGGTTAAGTCGGATAAGCCTGTTGTGCTTATACATCCCGGTGTAAGTCTGATGAGCGTTCGCAAAAACATCATGAAATTTTGGGATGAAAAACGCTGGGCTGAATTGATTGATAAGATTTTGTACGATAACAATCATACGGTAGTGTTGGCGGGCGGACCTGACGATAAAGAAACCGTTGAGAAAATAACTTCCTTTATGTCGAATGATACAGAAGATTTTAAAAACTGCTACGGCAAGACCAAAGACATCTCAGACTTGGTTTCACTGATATCAAATGCAGCTGTAATGGTGTGTGCGGACAGCGCGCCTTTGCATATGGCGGTGGCTTTAGACACCCCTGTTGTTGCAATTTTCGGTCCCACTGATGACAAAATCCTTTTGCCTGAAAAAGATAATATTATAGTGGCGGTGAATGACGAATGCGAATGCCGCCCGTGCTTGTGGGCGAAAAGGCAAGTTTCTTGCGATGAAAGAAACTGTCTGGATATAAAGGTCGACAATGTGTTTGAGCAAGTACAAAGGTTGCTGCCCCGATGA